In one Spirosoma rigui genomic region, the following are encoded:
- a CDS encoding OmpA family protein, protein MRSMHRNRIKQIVSIVLWLSCSTAWAQVDSLLQQADRLLSYKAYGRAIEAYTQLLTEPQFKLSTAQQAAAQGQLAFAYKQVGEGAKAERFYRESVNNSEDDNAQLTLNFAQTLAANGKFREAQQQYERYLVQKEKLALKQPLAPVAEPAKPAGKGKGGVRYRLDYLALNSAGEEFSPAFYRDGLVYVSGSKGRTTIETSGRGGGSAYLDLFYAPNRNNLQATSSIGPDGAVTKVAAVRTKTTGQATRPGGSGRASANDSRTVPNFDAGINITDGLGYKERPASAAQRFGEAINSRYHEGPATFSRDGSTIIFTRNNYSEGRAKKSAEGVTKLKLYTARQQNGTWTNVTELPFNNDEYSVGHPALSRDEQLLFFASDMPGGFGGTDLYVSRYQNGRWGRPVNLGEDINTKGNELFPFVDNAGNLYFSTNGRKGLGELDIYYATLTTLATGLIVQSIEHLDAPINSPKDDFGIITDADRRGGFFSSNRRDGNDDIYRFVRESSLYACRDLTVRLYDMKSNAGLDSSSVVVRAKGEGRADQTLKTDANGYVRLCLDDDNEFVFQASRDGYINSTVGFTTQSLTDDQPSQLEIGMIQPTVVVDTVTMVEAKTTPPIKVLTRSHIWGIVVSERDRKPIEGVTVTLRNECNFKQLEYVTGADGSYTFELDEGCDYTLVASKPAFGTNTNRIKRLPRKEKPKILSADLRMLSVGDVVKIDNIYYDLDRFSLRPDAARELEKLLATMRKYPSLIIEIRSHTDSRGSAESNKQLSTQRARAVADYLASKGISRKRMSAVGMGESQLVNNCTDDVICTEGEHQRNRRTEFRVVDIK, encoded by the coding sequence ATGAGATCAATGCATCGTAACCGGATTAAGCAAATTGTGAGTATAGTGCTGTGGCTGAGCTGTTCAACAGCCTGGGCGCAGGTCGATTCGCTACTGCAACAGGCCGACCGTCTGCTGAGTTACAAAGCCTATGGCCGGGCCATAGAAGCCTACACCCAGTTATTGACCGAGCCGCAGTTCAAGCTATCGACGGCCCAGCAGGCAGCCGCGCAGGGACAACTGGCCTTTGCCTACAAGCAAGTAGGCGAAGGGGCCAAGGCGGAGCGCTTCTATCGGGAATCGGTAAACAATAGTGAGGACGACAACGCGCAGCTTACGTTGAATTTTGCCCAGACGCTTGCCGCCAATGGTAAGTTTAGGGAAGCCCAGCAGCAGTATGAGCGATACCTGGTTCAGAAGGAGAAGCTGGCGCTTAAGCAGCCGCTTGCGCCCGTCGCTGAGCCAGCAAAACCAGCGGGTAAGGGAAAAGGGGGCGTCCGCTACCGACTCGATTACCTGGCGCTCAACTCAGCGGGTGAAGAATTTAGCCCTGCCTTTTACCGGGATGGGCTGGTGTATGTGTCGGGCAGCAAGGGGCGAACGACCATCGAAACGTCGGGCCGGGGGGGCGGATCAGCTTACCTTGACCTGTTCTACGCGCCCAACCGCAACAACCTGCAGGCAACGAGCAGCATTGGACCGGACGGCGCGGTAACGAAGGTCGCAGCGGTGCGCACAAAAACCACTGGTCAGGCCACCCGGCCGGGGGGCAGCGGGCGGGCGTCGGCCAATGACTCGCGAACGGTTCCTAACTTCGACGCCGGTATTAACATTACGGACGGGCTGGGCTACAAAGAACGGCCGGCGAGTGCCGCGCAGCGGTTTGGTGAGGCCATCAACTCGCGGTACCATGAAGGACCTGCTACGTTTTCCCGGGACGGTTCGACCATAATTTTTACCCGTAACAACTACAGCGAGGGGCGGGCCAAAAAAAGTGCAGAAGGAGTTACCAAACTTAAACTCTACACTGCCCGGCAGCAGAATGGTACCTGGACCAACGTAACCGAACTGCCTTTTAACAACGATGAGTACTCCGTAGGGCATCCGGCGCTAAGCCGGGATGAGCAACTGCTTTTCTTTGCGTCGGATATGCCCGGTGGGTTTGGTGGAACGGACCTGTACGTGAGTCGCTATCAGAATGGGCGCTGGGGCCGGCCGGTTAATCTGGGTGAGGACATCAACACGAAAGGAAACGAGTTATTTCCCTTCGTAGACAACGCCGGTAATCTGTATTTCTCGACCAACGGCCGCAAGGGGCTTGGCGAACTGGATATCTACTACGCTACCCTGACTACCCTGGCAACGGGCCTTATCGTGCAGTCGATCGAGCACCTGGACGCTCCTATCAACTCACCCAAAGATGATTTTGGTATTATTACGGATGCAGACCGGCGGGGTGGCTTTTTTAGTAGTAACCGGCGGGACGGCAACGATGATATTTACCGGTTCGTTCGGGAAAGTTCGCTTTACGCGTGCCGCGATCTGACCGTACGGCTTTACGACATGAAGTCGAATGCGGGTCTGGACAGCTCCAGTGTAGTTGTCAGAGCGAAAGGGGAGGGGCGGGCCGACCAGACGCTGAAAACCGATGCCAACGGCTACGTGCGGTTGTGCCTCGACGATGATAACGAATTTGTCTTTCAGGCCAGCCGGGATGGCTATATCAACAGTACGGTTGGTTTCACAACACAATCGTTGACCGACGATCAGCCCAGCCAGCTGGAGATCGGGATGATCCAGCCAACCGTTGTGGTCGATACGGTCACGATGGTTGAAGCCAAAACGACGCCACCCATCAAGGTGCTAACCCGATCCCATATTTGGGGAATTGTTGTTAGCGAACGCGACCGAAAGCCCATTGAGGGCGTAACGGTCACCCTGCGCAACGAGTGCAATTTTAAGCAGCTCGAATACGTCACTGGTGCCGATGGCAGCTACACATTCGAACTTGACGAAGGCTGTGATTACACGTTGGTTGCTTCCAAACCAGCATTTGGGACAAACACAAACCGGATTAAACGCCTGCCCAGGAAAGAAAAACCCAAGATCCTGTCGGCCGACCTGCGTATGCTGAGCGTGGGCGATGTGGTAAAGATCGATAATATCTACTACGATCTGGACCGGTTCAGCCTGCGCCCCGATGCCGCCCGTGAATTGGAAAAACTACTCGCCACCATGCGTAAATACCCTTCGCTGATCATCGAAATCCGGTCGCATACCGACAGCCGGGGGAGCGCCGAGAGCAACAAGCAACTGTCGACCCAGCGGGCCAGAGCCGTAGCCGACTACCTGGCCAGCAAGGGTATCAGCCGGAAGCGGATGTCGGCGGTGGGCATGGGCGAATCACAGCTGGTCAATAACTGCACCGACGACGTGATCTGCACGGAGGGCGAACATCAGCGTAACCGCCGAACGGAGTTTCGGGTTGTCGACATCAAATAA
- the ispE gene encoding 4-(cytidine 5'-diphospho)-2-C-methyl-D-erythritol kinase, with protein MLTFPNAKINLGLRITEKRPDGFHNLQSCFFPVGWSDVLEVIPADSFRFSSSGLPIPGDAGSNLCVRAYERLRADFDLPPVQLHLHKNVPIGAGLGGGSADAAFTLKLLNERFALGLSTATLEDYARPLGSDCAFFIQNRPMYCTEKGDVFDEIALDLTGYHLLLVYPNLAISTAEAYASIRPHQPEVPLNQLLRAPVDTWRSTVHNDFEDSLFPAYPLLAAIKQQLYEAGAVYASMSGSGSTVYGIFDAPVACPNQFADYSVWQGNCSTVTAR; from the coding sequence ATGCTCACTTTCCCCAACGCGAAAATTAATCTAGGCCTGCGCATCACCGAAAAGCGGCCTGATGGCTTCCATAACCTGCAATCCTGTTTTTTCCCAGTTGGCTGGAGTGATGTGCTCGAAGTAATTCCCGCCGACTCTTTCCGCTTTAGCAGCAGCGGCCTGCCCATTCCCGGCGACGCAGGCAGTAACCTGTGCGTGCGGGCTTACGAACGGCTGAGAGCCGATTTTGACCTGCCGCCGGTGCAGCTGCATCTGCATAAGAATGTACCGATTGGCGCGGGTCTAGGGGGCGGTTCGGCCGATGCGGCCTTTACCCTCAAACTCTTGAACGAGCGTTTTGCCCTGGGGTTAAGTACGGCAACGTTAGAAGATTATGCCCGGCCCCTGGGCAGCGACTGTGCCTTTTTCATCCAAAACCGTCCCATGTACTGTACCGAAAAAGGGGATGTTTTTGATGAGATTGCACTTGATTTGACCGGCTATCATCTGCTGCTGGTTTATCCAAACCTGGCTATTTCGACGGCCGAAGCCTATGCCTCCATCCGGCCCCACCAGCCCGAAGTGCCACTGAATCAATTATTACGGGCTCCCGTAGATACGTGGCGGTCTACCGTCCATAATGATTTTGAGGATAGTTTATTCCCGGCGTACCCGCTGCTGGCCGCCATAAAGCAGCAACTCTACGAGGCCGGGGCGGTCTATGCCAGCATGAGCGGGTCTGGATCAACGGTATATGGTATTTTCGACGCGCCTGTCGCATGCCCAAACCAATTTGCAGATTACAGCGTTTGGCAAGGTAACTGTAGTACCGTTACGGCCAGGTGA
- a CDS encoding cytochrome c oxidase subunit 3, with the protein MSNFVTKRREPFRFMVWLGIASSIMLFTILLAMYVIRRTASDWTDVRLPNVFLISTVAILLSSLTLHNANQAFRHERFDSYRTNLATTLVLGTLFILLQGWGWRQMIRSGIGFTGNPSGSFVYIISGVHLLHILIGLIFIVIALVEALRRRPYIDSFVYSVNPPNQLKIKLITLYWHFVDILWIALFIFLVIHHGLDLRLSL; encoded by the coding sequence ATGAGCAACTTCGTCACGAAACGGCGGGAGCCGTTCCGATTCATGGTTTGGTTAGGTATTGCAAGCAGTATTATGCTGTTTACAATCTTACTGGCCATGTATGTCATTCGCCGTACCGCATCCGACTGGACCGACGTCCGGTTGCCGAATGTATTTCTGATCAGCACCGTCGCCATTCTGCTCAGCAGTCTAACCCTGCACAATGCTAATCAAGCGTTCCGGCATGAGCGATTCGACAGTTACCGGACCAATCTGGCGACGACGCTGGTGCTGGGTACGCTGTTCATACTCCTGCAAGGGTGGGGTTGGCGGCAGATGATCCGCTCAGGTATTGGGTTCACCGGTAATCCCTCGGGAAGTTTCGTCTACATTATCTCCGGGGTTCACTTGCTCCACATTTTGATTGGCCTGATTTTTATCGTCATCGCGCTGGTTGAAGCGCTTCGTCGACGGCCTTATATCGATTCATTCGTCTACAGCGTGAATCCTCCCAATCAACTTAAAATAAAGCTGATTACGCTGTATTGGCATTTTGTCGATATCCTCTGGATTGCCCTGTTCATCTTTCTGGTTATCCACCACGGCCTTGACCTGCGGTTGTCTCTCTAG
- a CDS encoding M1 family metallopeptidase yields MKKIAIWAGLWLVSLTTFAQTAGSKYDPLALFHPLFNMQPGNDYRTGSGAPGPRYWQNRADYQINVTLDDQQNTITGEVTIAYKNNSPETLSYLWLQLDQNAFSDTSRAAKTTPVSGGRFGNLGFAGGLTIKSVTTDQGKAKFNATPYEITDTRMQVRLPEAVKPGGDVKVKVAYSFKIPEYGSDRMGQLKRKDGIIYEIAQWYPRMCVYDDIEGWNVLPYLGAGEFYLEYGDYEYNVTVPWDHIVAGSGELLNPNDVLTAEQIKRLAQARQSDKTVMIRSKDEVTNADTRPKKSGMLTWKFRCLNTRDVAWASSRAFVWDAAKMNLPSGKPALAQSMYPAESATNDSWNRSTEYVKGCVEFYSKYLYEFSYPVATNIAGIVGGMEYPGIIFCDHKDKRDALWGVTDHEFGHNWFPMIVGNNERKFPWMDEGFNTFINTLSTANFNKGEYDRERGTMHDIAPALFSPVEPIMTIPDVQQPRALGILAYYKPGMGLKLLRESILGPERFDFAFKHYVDRWAFKHPTPYDFFRSMEDGAGEDLGWFWRGFFYETWKLDQGMKDVKYVDGSAEKGSLITIENLEKMAMPVTIEVTESNGKKGRVTLPVEVWQRGGSWTLRYNSTSSLKTVVIDPDQKLPDVNSKNNTWRAEAQ; encoded by the coding sequence ATGAAGAAAATCGCTATTTGGGCGGGTCTCTGGTTGGTAAGCCTCACGACCTTCGCCCAAACCGCCGGATCAAAATACGATCCCCTCGCGCTGTTTCACCCCCTGTTTAACATGCAGCCGGGCAACGATTACCGCACTGGCAGTGGCGCACCTGGCCCACGATACTGGCAAAACCGCGCTGATTACCAGATCAATGTTACCCTCGATGATCAGCAGAATACCATAACGGGTGAGGTGACGATCGCTTACAAAAACAACTCGCCGGAGACGCTTTCGTATTTATGGCTTCAGCTCGATCAGAATGCCTTTAGTGATACGTCGCGGGCGGCCAAGACAACGCCCGTTTCGGGTGGCCGGTTCGGTAACCTGGGCTTTGCGGGTGGGCTGACCATTAAAAGCGTAACGACCGACCAGGGTAAGGCAAAATTCAACGCGACACCCTACGAGATCACGGATACCCGCATGCAGGTGCGGTTGCCGGAAGCGGTGAAGCCCGGTGGCGACGTGAAAGTAAAAGTGGCTTACTCGTTCAAGATTCCGGAATATGGCTCGGACCGCATGGGTCAGCTGAAGCGTAAGGATGGTATCATCTACGAAATTGCCCAGTGGTATCCACGCATGTGTGTTTACGACGACATTGAAGGCTGGAACGTATTGCCTTACCTGGGCGCGGGTGAGTTTTACCTCGAATACGGCGACTATGAATACAACGTCACCGTTCCCTGGGATCATATCGTGGCCGGTTCGGGCGAGTTGCTCAACCCCAACGACGTGCTGACCGCTGAGCAAATCAAACGGCTGGCGCAGGCCCGTCAGAGCGACAAGACGGTCATGATCCGTAGTAAAGATGAAGTAACCAATGCGGACACGCGGCCCAAAAAGTCGGGTATGCTGACCTGGAAATTCCGCTGCCTGAACACCCGCGACGTAGCCTGGGCTTCGAGCCGGGCGTTTGTCTGGGATGCTGCCAAAATGAATCTGCCCAGTGGCAAGCCTGCTCTGGCACAATCGATGTATCCGGCCGAGAGCGCTACCAACGATTCGTGGAACCGCTCGACGGAATACGTGAAAGGCTGTGTGGAGTTCTATTCTAAATATCTCTATGAGTTCAGCTACCCCGTGGCAACCAACATCGCCGGTATTGTGGGGGGGATGGAGTATCCGGGCATCATCTTCTGCGACCACAAAGACAAGCGGGATGCGCTGTGGGGCGTAACCGATCACGAATTTGGCCACAACTGGTTCCCGATGATTGTGGGTAACAACGAGCGCAAGTTTCCGTGGATGGATGAAGGTTTCAATACGTTCATCAACACGTTATCGACGGCTAACTTCAACAAAGGGGAGTATGACCGCGAGCGGGGCACGATGCATGACATTGCACCCGCCCTGTTCAGCCCCGTTGAGCCGATCATGACTATTCCTGATGTGCAGCAACCGCGTGCTCTGGGTATCCTGGCCTATTACAAGCCGGGTATGGGGCTGAAGCTGCTGCGGGAGTCGATCCTCGGCCCTGAGCGGTTCGATTTCGCGTTCAAACACTACGTCGATCGCTGGGCGTTCAAACACCCCACGCCTTACGATTTCTTCCGGAGTATGGAAGATGGGGCCGGCGAAGATCTGGGCTGGTTCTGGCGGGGTTTCTTTTACGAAACCTGGAAACTCGACCAGGGCATGAAAGATGTCAAGTACGTCGATGGCTCGGCCGAGAAAGGCTCGCTCATTACGATTGAGAACCTCGAAAAGATGGCCATGCCGGTAACGATCGAGGTGACCGAGTCGAATGGGAAGAAAGGCCGGGTAACGCTGCCCGTTGAAGTATGGCAGCGGGGCGGTAGCTGGACGTTGCGCTACAACTCAACGTCGTCGCTGAAAACGGTTGTCATCGACCCCGATCAGAAACTACCGGACGTGAACAGCAAGAACAATACCTGGCGCGCAGAAGCGCAATAG
- a CDS encoding 3-oxoacyl-ACP synthase III family protein → MYIHTVSHYLPTAVVGNEHFTQLNGLSSDWIIERTGIQERRKAAPGENTNTMTIDVVRRLQEKVDLSTVDLIVGATYTPYDTIVSLAHEAQHYLEIADIPVISVSTACSSLLNAIEVVEGYFALNKASRALVIVSEHNTAYNNDEDTISGHLWGDGAAALLITKERQSDDDFAVKALLTGGAAHTAKATTAVMMKPNEGGVTMPFGRDVFINACQYMPKASLQVLERCGLTVDDIDYVLPHQANLRISRNVMKTLGLPEEKLISNIQVLGNTGCAGCAIALSENWDMFQKGQRIVLTVFGGGYSYGAMLIER, encoded by the coding sequence ATGTACATTCATACAGTAAGCCATTACCTCCCTACGGCGGTAGTTGGCAATGAACATTTTACCCAGTTGAATGGCTTGTCCAGCGACTGGATAATTGAGCGCACCGGCATCCAGGAGCGACGTAAAGCGGCCCCTGGTGAGAATACGAATACGATGACGATCGACGTTGTGCGCCGGTTGCAGGAAAAGGTTGATTTGTCGACAGTCGATTTAATTGTTGGTGCTACCTATACCCCTTACGATACAATCGTTTCGCTTGCCCACGAAGCCCAGCACTACCTCGAAATAGCAGATATCCCCGTCATATCCGTGTCAACGGCCTGCTCTTCGCTTCTTAATGCCATTGAAGTTGTGGAAGGCTATTTTGCCCTCAACAAGGCTAGTCGGGCGCTGGTCATTGTATCGGAACACAATACAGCCTACAACAACGACGAGGATACTATTTCAGGCCATTTATGGGGCGATGGCGCAGCTGCGCTACTCATCACGAAAGAACGCCAGAGCGATGACGATTTTGCCGTTAAAGCGCTGCTGACGGGCGGAGCCGCCCACACGGCCAAAGCGACGACGGCGGTTATGATGAAACCCAATGAGGGGGGGGTAACGATGCCCTTCGGCCGGGATGTTTTCATCAACGCCTGTCAGTATATGCCCAAAGCCAGCCTTCAGGTGCTGGAGCGTTGTGGCCTCACAGTCGACGATATTGACTACGTGCTACCCCACCAGGCCAACCTGCGCATCTCGCGTAATGTGATGAAGACGCTGGGGCTCCCCGAAGAGAAGCTTATTTCCAACATTCAGGTACTGGGTAATACCGGCTGTGCCGGTTGCGCCATTGCCCTGTCTGAAAACTGGGATATGTTCCAGAAAGGGCAACGTATTGTCCTGACCGTTTTCGGTGGTGGCTACTCCTACGGTGCGATGTTGATCGAACGATAG
- a CDS encoding glycosyltransferase, protein MRLTRTGKIRVLHVSTAHQPQDPRVVFKQCQTLSDQYEVFCAIPRADPVIAPTIHFIRLPYFRRVIWRALITCPYVLLRGLLLRPAIVHVYVPEFIPFAFLLRLSGVVVIYEVQENLFKKMHLKQVNRGFLLERAFQTFDSMARRYCYLIFTEHGYLDTYTGLTKPYVVIYNYPLLSLIEPFRQPYQPDPVNPTFFYIGWISFERAFDTLIDGFAGLKQRYPNFVAHFFGRRTFNNTALNRLHAFDSIRSNVHFHGYTDQRQAFPYAAHATAGLALLKPVGDYPDSYTTKLFEYMALGIPVITSDFPLYQDVVERHQCGFCLSPYDSAQLASVMTFLIEHPEEARQMGERGRAAVETEYNWSSEAKKLVKFYSLILEGK, encoded by the coding sequence GTGCGCTTAACCAGAACGGGTAAGATTCGGGTGTTACACGTCAGCACCGCCCATCAGCCCCAGGACCCGCGGGTAGTCTTCAAGCAATGCCAGACCCTGTCGGACCAGTACGAGGTATTTTGTGCCATCCCCCGGGCCGACCCGGTCATTGCGCCCACCATTCACTTTATCCGGTTGCCTTACTTCAGGCGGGTCATCTGGCGGGCGTTGATCACCTGTCCTTACGTGCTCCTGCGCGGCCTGCTGCTGCGTCCCGCCATCGTGCATGTGTACGTGCCCGAGTTTATCCCATTTGCCTTCCTGCTGCGGCTGTCAGGGGTGGTGGTGATCTATGAAGTGCAGGAAAACCTGTTCAAAAAGATGCACCTCAAGCAGGTCAACCGGGGTTTTCTACTGGAAAGGGCCTTCCAAACGTTCGATTCGATGGCCCGCCGGTACTGCTACCTGATCTTCACCGAACACGGCTATCTGGATACGTATACCGGGCTGACCAAACCCTACGTTGTTATTTATAACTACCCGCTATTGAGCTTGATAGAGCCGTTTCGGCAGCCGTACCAACCTGACCCGGTCAACCCTACGTTCTTTTACATTGGCTGGATCAGTTTTGAGCGGGCGTTTGATACGCTGATCGATGGGTTTGCCGGATTAAAGCAACGGTATCCAAACTTTGTTGCCCATTTTTTTGGCCGACGCACGTTTAACAACACGGCATTGAACCGGCTACATGCCTTCGATAGCATACGTAGTAATGTTCACTTCCATGGCTACACCGATCAGCGGCAGGCATTTCCCTACGCGGCTCATGCTACCGCTGGACTGGCCCTGCTTAAGCCCGTTGGCGACTACCCGGACTCCTACACGACCAAACTGTTTGAATACATGGCACTGGGAATACCCGTTATCACCTCCGATTTTCCACTCTATCAGGACGTAGTAGAACGGCACCAGTGCGGGTTTTGCCTGTCGCCTTACGATTCCGCGCAACTGGCCAGTGTCATGACGTTTCTGATTGAACATCCCGAAGAAGCACGACAGATGGGCGAACGCGGTCGGGCAGCCGTAGAGACGGAGTACAACTGGTCGAGTGAAGCTAAAAAACTCGTTAAGTTCTATAGCTTAATTTTAGAAGGGAAATAA